One Drosophila santomea strain STO CAGO 1482 chromosome X, Prin_Dsan_1.1, whole genome shotgun sequence DNA segment encodes these proteins:
- the LOC120456756 gene encoding pneumococcal serine-rich repeat protein, translating to MEKTPRYTQRERNMVLSYAAQYKDVIENKRTDAESNRKKDEVWLQIAKEFNSRVYHQRSAKQLRQLYKNMKLLLKKDLCGEDKSNHSFMDLLNTLSHQESVAQYIAEQMSPEGAGGGGGKQGGAGNGGGNGHHADDYDDSKMPLYHEGMDTDVIVIKSETISDNEQTDNGMDCLDEDDDDDCLSPKAPEVCLEEEDDVLFPTDLRQLQQVASSGAAGGGVGGGVSAASLPGNVSSNGLTETSRRAASSPVCSTKTSVSSSGSYASAPKPDITIQTVGHIRVGSFANINKTLQNGSSSAAAVLSSASNGGPNASGVLPLTAEQVQQHTLLNGLGLSAVNPAQSLQAAINAAYVSAAPTSSVAISSRRTPPTLQLPRLQRGNNNNSNHTAGSTSNSAVSANGVQLLLNGGQHAQVTHNHLARDKTGGVAIGAAGSFNGYNGLAVAGTVCGTLNSSSSGAGSGGSSANSSGVGLGVGGANTTGGGGSSSGGTRSQHQELMNSLRIEESKRKIDLINAQIEYWQTLTRKLNSQAGHMPNPACPCHFPGASVLSPVAVAAASASSSVSASASANVLQTQASTS from the exons ATGGAGAAGACTCCCCGGTACACGCAGCGGGAGCGGAACATGGTGTTGAGCTACGCGGCGCAGTACAAGGATGTGATCGAGAACAAGCGCACGGACGCGGAGTCGAACCGCAAGAAGGACGAGGTGTGGCTGCAGATCGCCAAGGAGTTCAACTCGCGGGTCTACCACCAGCGCAGCGCCAAGCAGCTGCGCCAGCTGTACAAGAACATGAAACTGCTGCTGAAGAAGGACCTCTGCGGCGAGGACAAGAGCAACCACTCGTTCATGGACCTGCTCAACACGCTGTCGCACCAGGAGTCCGTTGCCCAGTACATTGCCGAGCAGATGTCGCCGGAGGGCGCGGGCGGAGGTGGCGGTAAGCAGGGCGGCGCTGGCAACGGAGGCGGAAACGGACACCATGCGGACGACTACGACGACTCCAAG ATGCCGCTCTACCACGAGGGCATGGACACGGACGTGATCGTTATCAAGTCGGAGACCATCAGCGACAACGAGCAGACGGACAATGGCATGGACTGCCTGGACgaggacgatgacgacgactgCTTGAGTCCCAAGGCGCCGGAGGTGTGCctcgaggaggaggacgacgtGCTCTTTCCCACGGACCTTCGCCAGCTACAGCAGGTGGCTTCATCCGGCGCCGCCGgcggtggtgttggtggtggtgtctCCGCGGCCTCCCTGCCCGGGAACGTGTCCAGCAACGGGCTCACCGAAACCAGTCGCCGCGCCGCCAGCTCACCCGTGTGCTCCACCAAGACCTCGGTAAGCTCCAGCGGTAGCTACGCATCGGCGCCCAAGCCGGACATCACCATCCAGACCGTGGGCCACATACGCGTGGGCAGCTTCGCCAACATCAACAAGACGCTGCAGAACGGCAGCTCCAGCGCTGCCGCTGTCCTATCATCGGCCAGCAATGGCGGCCCCAATGCCAGTGGAGTGCTGCCGCTCACAGCggagcaagtgcagcagcacACGCTGCTGAACGGCCTGGGACTGTCCGCCGTGAATCCGGCTCAGTCCCTGCAGGCGGCCATCAACGCTGCCTACGTGTCCGCCGCTCCAACTTCATCGGTCGCCATTAGCAGCCGCCGCACCCCGCCCACTTTGCAGCTGCCACGCCTGCAGCgcggcaacaataacaatagcAACCACACTGCCGGCAGCACAAGCAACTCCGCGGTTTCCGCCAATGGCGTGCAACTGCTGCTCAACGGCGGCCAGCACGCACAGGTGACGCACAACCATCTGGCGCGGGACAAGACGGGCGGCGTGGCCATTGGGGCGGCGGGCAGTTTCAATGGCTACAACGGACTGGCAGTGGCGGGCACGGTGTGCGGCACCTTGAACAGCAGCTCTTCCGGAGCCGGAAGCGGCGGCAGCAGTGCCAACAGCAGCGGCGTGGGCCTGGGCGTCGGTGGCGCCAATACGACAGGCGGTGGAGGAAGCAGCAGTGGTGGAACGAGGAGCCAGCACCAGGAGCTAATGAACTCGCTGAGGATCGAGGAGAGCAAGCGGAAAATCGACCTGATCAATGCCCAAATCGAATACTGGCAGACGCTCACCCGCAAGCTGAACAGTCAGGCGGGTCACATGCCCAATCCCGCGTGCCCGTGCCACTTCCCAGGAGCCAGTGTGCTCTCGCCCGTCGCAGTGGCCGCCGCTAGTGCCTCATCGTCCGTCTCCGCTTCCGCCTCCGCCAACGTCTTGCAGACGCAGGCCAGCACCAGCTAG
- the LOC120455287 gene encoding RILP-like protein homolog, with protein sequence MPGFHLNEMGEMVLDAIDDIGVVDVYDLASDIGKEYERIMDRFGTDAVSGLMPKIINTLELLEALATKNERENATIQELRDKVAQLESEKLEKAEFRRRFDKELELIEEQWRSETNELVDLVSSLQDENKRLVKQTQDLQSSSAQSSGLGASLTESIISMTNHELHGALSDTQVLQRLKEQIYKQRDELKHRERELQDKYSELEHLNIQAERLKASERDTRRRHKLMQAQVKTLCEERADFLAQLQDQSREINQLRKRLGLAEKENEDLVASYDDGQNDPNRPRYTTRELKELISERDELLTTIDTLNEQLAELKPPSQAKGKRQRHFSSSDDSDEDDDGHVADNDDDDDEEEEAAEANELEPPAAGETPPGHDAPVQGPLPYEPDDAPWKKSSESGIRKFFRKLFSDPSDGSNTFPKRSLATLSKMALSATPGSVSASAAANLGKSLYLTLSLAIHLLRLSCTYIVYTLDCCALVILSCYAILFT encoded by the exons ATGCCCGGCTTTCACCTCAATGAGATGGGTGAAATGGTTCTGGACGCCATCGACGACATCGGCGTGGTCGATGTGTACGACTTGGCCTCGGACATTGGCAAGGAGTACGAGCGGATCATGGATCGCTTCGGCACGGACGCCGTCAGCGGGCTGATGCCCAAGATCATCAACACCCTGGAGCTGCTGGAGGCGCTGGCCACGAAGAACGAGCGCGAGAACGCCACCATCCAGGAGCTGCGCGACAAGGTGGCCCAGCTGGAGAGCGAGAAGCTGGAGAAGGCCGAGTTCCGGCGGCGCTTCGacaaggagctggagctgattGAGGAGCAGTGGCGCAGCGAGACCAACGAGCTGGTCGATCTCGTCTCCTCGCTGCAGGACGAGAACAAGCGGCTGGTGAAGCAGACGCAGGACCTGCAGTCCTCCTCCGCCCAGAGCTCCGGCCTGGGCGCCAGTCTCACCGAGAGCATTATCAGCATGACCAACCACGAGCTCCACGGCGCCCTCTCCGATACCCAAGTGCTGCAACGGCTCAAGGAGCAGATATACAAGCAGCGCGACGAGTTGAAGCACCGCGAGCGGGAGCTGCAGGACAAGTACAGCGAGCTGGAGCAC CTCAATATCCAGGCGGAGCGGCTGAAGGCCTCGGAGCGGGACACCAGGCGCCGCCACAAGCTCATGCAGGCCCAGGTGAAGACGCTCTGCGAGGAGCGCGCCGACTTTCTGGCCCAGCTGCAGGACCAGAGCCGCGAGATCAACCAATTGCGCAAGCGATTGGGGCTGGCCGAAAAGGAGAACGAGGACTTGGTGGCCTCGTACGACGATGGCCAGAACGATCCCAACCGGCCGCGGTACACCACGCGCGAGCTGAAAGAGTTGATAAGCGAGCGGGATGAGCTGCTGACCACCATCGATACCCTCAACGAGCAACTGGCGGAGCTGAAGCCGCCCAGCCAGGCGAAGGGCAAGCGGCAGCGCCACTTCTCCAGCTCCGATGACAGCGATGAGGACGACGATGGTCACGTGGCggacaacgacgacgacgacgacgaggaggaggaggcagcCGAGGCAAACGAGCTGGAGCCACCAGCTGCCGGAGAAAC GCCACCTGGACACGATGCGCCCGTGCAGGGACCTTTGCCCTACGAGCCGGACGATGCGCCCTGGAAGAAGAGCTCCGAGTCGGGAATACGCAAATT CTTTCGGAAGCTGTTCTCGGACCCGTCGGACGGGAGCAACACATTCCCGAAACGTTCCTTGGCCACGCTCTCCAAGATGGCGCTGTCGGCCACGCCCGGTTCCGTTTCCGCCTCCGCAGCGGCGAA TCTAGGCAAGAGCCTGTATCTGACCCTGTCCCTCGCCATCCACCTGCTCCGCCTGAGctgtacatacatagtttACACACTCGATTGCTGTGCTCTCGTAATTCTAAGTTGTTATGCGATTTTGTTTACGTAA